A window of Mucilaginibacter paludis DSM 18603 contains these coding sequences:
- a CDS encoding LamG domain-containing protein, whose amino-acid sequence MKKIKNPIVAMLVLATVLMLTQACKKNNNSADYNSNKTTLSKVIDSLTTVYGTATEGKQAGNYTIGSKAALQAALSLAASVKSGSFTQQEVNNAVANLRRAGVQFSVNLIQEISAANLIASWKFNGDAKDASGNAHDGTLKTGWVGVYGAPAVDGGTLPVLVADRFGVANQAYDFNNGAYIEVPYQASLRPSSFTICAWIKPHVASNGNYIFSLNRWLGYKFQLQSGNLPFLTVMTTTGDHDQDSGGASVQLDKWSQVVVSFTNGTAKFYINGSLVKTAAITGDPTSLTSPPPVAIGNELPKSAYNFTDPNSPNAYYGGNYFIGSMDDIHLYNKVLSDSEVKSLYTMEQP is encoded by the coding sequence ATGAAAAAGATAAAAAATCCGATCGTAGCAATGCTGGTGCTTGCCACCGTGTTGATGTTAACGCAAGCATGCAAAAAAAACAACAACAGCGCTGATTACAATTCAAATAAAACAACACTGAGTAAAGTGATTGATTCGTTAACCACTGTTTACGGCACGGCAACCGAGGGTAAACAGGCGGGCAACTATACTATAGGTTCAAAAGCGGCACTACAGGCAGCCCTGTCATTAGCAGCCAGCGTTAAATCCGGCTCGTTCACCCAACAGGAAGTTAACAATGCCGTTGCAAATTTAAGACGTGCAGGCGTGCAGTTTAGCGTCAACTTAATTCAAGAGATATCGGCCGCTAACCTGATTGCCTCCTGGAAATTCAATGGAGATGCAAAAGACGCATCTGGCAATGCACACGATGGCACATTAAAAACGGGCTGGGTTGGCGTGTACGGAGCACCTGCGGTTGACGGCGGCACCTTACCAGTTTTAGTAGCCGATCGTTTTGGCGTAGCCAACCAAGCCTACGATTTCAATAACGGAGCCTATATTGAGGTACCCTACCAGGCATCGTTACGCCCAAGCAGTTTTACCATTTGTGCATGGATAAAACCGCATGTTGCAAGTAATGGAAATTACATCTTCTCGTTAAACAGATGGCTCGGCTATAAATTTCAGCTACAAAGCGGCAACCTGCCTTTTTTAACCGTAATGACTACCACTGGTGATCATGACCAAGATTCTGGCGGGGCATCGGTACAACTTGATAAATGGAGCCAGGTGGTAGTTAGTTTCACCAATGGTACAGCAAAGTTTTACATTAACGGCAGCCTGGTTAAAACCGCCGCCATTACCGGAGACCCTACCTCGTTGACTTCGCCACCACCGGTTGCCATAGGTAATGAGCTGCCTAAATCAGCCTATAACTTTACAGATCCAAATAGCCCTAATGCTTATTACGGGGGTAACTACTTTATTGGATCAATGGACGACATTCACCTGTACAACAAAGTTTTAAGCGATAGCGAAGTTAAATCATTGTATACAATGGAACAACCTTAA
- a CDS encoding RagB/SusD family nutrient uptake outer membrane protein yields MKAKNIYICITASLLIMTTGCKKFLDQQVLGQYQNDNFFTNDANAILAVNAAYSPLTFTDPSSNAIWVLGDLASDDAIKGSSDGDQSDFLSIQQFVINPNNAAVEAVWKRYYDGVFKCNVVTDGLTAGNTAVSATVKSDVIGQAQFLRAYYYFNLTVAYGDIPLHLKVETPEELQSPALPQAQIYAQIEKDCTAAAAVLPTTRTGVDIGRATKGAALALLAKTYLFEQKWALAASTAQAVEALGVYSLLPTYADNFKAATKNNAEAVFSILHTSGLVPFQGNNLNAWFAPRSLNGYGFFLPTQNLVANFETAPGGTVDPRLDYTVARAGTNYFETPFDPNWSSTGYVSKKHAQPLSEIPLTTRGDGNLNYQAIRFAEVLLIEAEALNESGNSSAALVPLNKVRKRARESYLHDNSLPGFGTIPAGLLPDITVTDAATLRDIIRRERRSELALEFHRFFDIIRYGSAYASNALKNKPNFSYAANQFFPIPASERQTNFKLGK; encoded by the coding sequence ATGAAAGCAAAAAATATTTATATCTGCATAACTGCATCGCTGTTGATCATGACTACCGGATGCAAGAAATTTTTAGATCAGCAGGTTTTGGGCCAATATCAGAACGATAATTTCTTCACGAATGATGCCAATGCCATACTTGCTGTAAATGCGGCCTATTCGCCTTTAACTTTTACAGATCCTTCTTCAAACGCCATCTGGGTGCTGGGCGATCTGGCATCTGATGATGCGATAAAGGGCAGTAGTGATGGCGACCAGTCGGATTTTTTGAGCATACAACAGTTTGTGATTAACCCTAACAACGCGGCAGTTGAGGCCGTATGGAAACGGTATTACGATGGAGTTTTTAAATGCAATGTAGTAACCGATGGTTTAACAGCCGGCAATACAGCGGTATCTGCTACCGTAAAAAGCGATGTAATAGGCCAGGCACAGTTTCTGCGGGCTTACTACTACTTTAACTTAACAGTGGCCTATGGCGATATTCCGCTGCATTTAAAGGTAGAAACACCCGAAGAACTGCAAAGCCCCGCCCTGCCACAAGCGCAAATTTACGCGCAGATAGAAAAGGATTGCACAGCAGCGGCAGCCGTTTTACCAACCACCCGGACCGGCGTGGATATTGGCCGCGCCACCAAGGGCGCAGCCCTGGCCTTATTAGCTAAAACATATCTGTTTGAGCAAAAGTGGGCGCTTGCAGCATCAACAGCGCAGGCGGTGGAAGCATTAGGCGTATACAGCCTGTTACCCACCTATGCCGATAATTTTAAAGCAGCAACCAAAAACAATGCAGAGGCAGTTTTTTCCATTTTGCATACATCTGGTTTGGTGCCATTCCAGGGTAATAACCTGAATGCCTGGTTTGCGCCAAGATCGTTAAACGGTTACGGCTTCTTTTTACCTACTCAAAATTTAGTGGCTAATTTTGAAACAGCACCCGGCGGCACCGTTGACCCGCGTTTAGACTATACAGTGGCACGCGCGGGCACCAATTATTTTGAAACCCCGTTTGACCCCAACTGGAGCAGCACGGGTTATGTTAGTAAAAAGCACGCCCAGCCCCTGTCCGAAATACCACTGACGACAAGGGGCGATGGCAATTTAAACTACCAGGCCATCAGGTTTGCCGAGGTGCTATTGATTGAGGCTGAAGCGCTAAACGAATCCGGTAATAGTTCAGCCGCCCTGGTTCCGCTTAACAAAGTAAGAAAAAGGGCCAGAGAAAGCTATTTACATGATAACAGTTTACCTGGCTTCGGCACCATTCCGGCAGGATTGTTACCCGATATAACCGTTACCGATGCAGCCACTTTGCGTGATATCATCCGCAGGGAAAGGCGTTCTGAACTGGCTCTTGAGTTTCACCGATTTTTTGATATTATCCGCTATGGATCGGCCTATGCCTCTAACGCGCTAAAAAACAAGCCGAACTTTAGCTATGCCGCTAACCAGTTTTTCCCGATACCGGCAAGTGAAAGGCAAACTAACTTTAAATTAGGTAAGTAA
- a CDS encoding SusC/RagA family TonB-linked outer membrane protein: MKKSNSYSKICRYKSGVLASSKLSVGMMLAFTALLTAGAANANANFPPKAKNSFTRNAGRSPSAHIAAVSDIRVKGKISDLKGESLIGATIGIKGGKNLTVSDVNGNFSVSVPENAILVISYVGFETQEIAIAGKTEINVVLKEQGGNLNEVVVVGYTTQRKKDLTGAVSLVSSKDINGLPVGGVDQILQGKAAGVAVTQNTGAPGDGINIRIRGVGTINNNDPLYIVDGVPTKDGINEISPNDIESINILKDASSAAIYGARASNGVVIVTTKRGVSGKAKLSVNAYTGVQTATNLIKMANTAQYVSAFNTAAINDGRNTISDSLARTLSDVNWLNEVLRPAPVSNASLSVSGGNENSQYIVSGNYFSQDGLIKNSSYNRFNLRTAVSSTLSKYLKIGTNVNLAYSKTRKVGTSGDGYTGAAASIVRYALFRTPGTPVYNANGQFVDLPKQDPSVNGNFLGDGVNPVAAADASNNNTYGYTVLGDAYVEVSPVKGLKIKSDIGLNLILTDYKQFFETFGIDRFFNSPSSLAQSHSNELNYNWTNTATYDLTLGKSVFNFLAGSELIKQDIQALSASRNGFVNQTPNFQYLDNGASASQQNGGNESHFALSSLFGSIHYQFNNKYLASVSYRYDGSSQLSPSSRYQGFASGSLGWRIDQEDFMKNIKPISTLKLRAGLGQLGNEQSIGNYPYVSLLSGGFYYPFGGTSTQGYSITSKGNPNVRWESSTQQDAGLDIGLFENAILLSADYYVKKTSNMLLFLPLPTSGGNGGNPAVNAGNVTNKGIELELSYKKTINNNLTYSLTGNLATVNNKVTALANGTPIANGRIDNNYYATLTAVGHPIGSFYLLQQEGIFQNTQQIFTHAYQGPGIRPGDVMYKDVNGDGVIDDKDRSFVGSPIPKFTYGLTGNVQYKNFDLSIFFQGVSGNQIYNQVLTDIEGFYRPFNITERVATQSWNGPGSSNTFPLLSWTDGNNNKMPSTRFLESGSYLKLKNVQLGYKLSSKTLQQLKISSLRVFVSGQNLATFTKYTGLDPEQYNNSNNGNSVTAVGIDWGTYPSARTITVGVNANF, translated from the coding sequence ATGAAAAAAAGTAACAGTTACTCAAAAATATGTAGATATAAAAGCGGGGTACTTGCAAGCAGTAAACTTTCTGTCGGGATGATGCTGGCATTTACAGCCCTGCTTACAGCCGGTGCAGCAAACGCTAACGCCAATTTCCCGCCTAAAGCGAAAAACAGCTTTACCAGGAATGCCGGGCGATCGCCATCCGCACACATTGCCGCTGTATCAGATATCAGGGTAAAAGGAAAAATCTCAGACCTAAAGGGCGAGAGCCTGATTGGAGCCACCATCGGCATAAAGGGAGGTAAAAACCTTACCGTATCTGACGTTAACGGAAACTTTAGTGTATCGGTACCAGAGAACGCGATTTTGGTAATTTCTTACGTCGGCTTTGAAACTCAAGAAATTGCAATAGCTGGAAAAACTGAAATTAACGTTGTACTGAAAGAACAAGGAGGTAATTTAAATGAAGTAGTAGTAGTTGGATATACTACACAACGGAAGAAAGATTTAACGGGCGCCGTATCGTTAGTGAGCAGCAAAGATATCAACGGCTTACCAGTTGGCGGCGTTGATCAAATATTACAGGGTAAAGCGGCTGGCGTGGCTGTTACTCAAAACACCGGTGCCCCCGGCGATGGCATTAATATCAGGATACGTGGTGTAGGCACCATCAACAATAACGATCCGCTCTATATCGTGGATGGAGTACCAACAAAAGATGGTATCAATGAAATATCGCCAAACGATATAGAAAGTATTAATATTCTTAAAGACGCATCCTCTGCCGCTATTTACGGGGCAAGAGCATCTAATGGCGTTGTTATCGTTACTACAAAAAGAGGAGTATCCGGTAAGGCCAAGCTCAGTGTAAATGCTTATACGGGTGTACAAACGGCTACAAATCTGATCAAAATGGCTAACACGGCCCAGTATGTAAGTGCTTTTAACACCGCTGCCATCAACGATGGCAGGAATACCATATCCGATAGCCTTGCCCGAACATTATCTGACGTGAACTGGCTGAACGAAGTGTTAAGACCTGCACCGGTGAGCAATGCATCGTTATCTGTGAGCGGTGGTAATGAAAACTCGCAATACATTGTATCCGGCAACTATTTTAGCCAGGATGGATTGATCAAAAATTCGTCGTATAACAGATTTAACCTGCGCACCGCCGTAAGCAGCACGCTATCCAAATACCTTAAGATAGGTACCAACGTTAACCTGGCTTATTCCAAAACAAGAAAAGTGGGTACCTCTGGCGATGGTTACACCGGTGCTGCAGCCAGTATTGTACGATATGCATTATTCCGTACGCCTGGTACTCCGGTATACAATGCTAACGGGCAATTTGTCGACCTGCCGAAGCAGGACCCAAGTGTAAATGGCAATTTCCTGGGAGATGGCGTTAATCCGGTTGCAGCGGCAGATGCTTCAAATAACAATACCTATGGCTATACCGTATTAGGTGATGCCTACGTAGAAGTTAGCCCGGTAAAAGGTTTAAAAATTAAGTCGGACATTGGGCTGAACCTGATTTTAACAGATTACAAGCAATTTTTTGAAACATTTGGTATCGACCGCTTTTTTAATTCGCCAAGTTCGCTGGCGCAGTCACACTCCAACGAATTAAATTATAACTGGACCAACACAGCTACTTATGATCTAACTCTCGGAAAGAGCGTGTTTAACTTTTTAGCGGGTTCAGAATTGATTAAGCAGGATATACAGGCTTTATCAGCATCGCGTAATGGCTTTGTTAACCAGACACCAAATTTCCAATACCTTGATAACGGCGCTTCAGCCAGCCAGCAAAATGGAGGCAACGAGTCGCACTTTGCATTATCCTCATTGTTCGGAAGCATACATTACCAATTTAACAACAAGTATCTGGCAAGCGTGAGCTACCGTTATGACGGTTCTTCGCAGTTATCTCCATCATCACGCTACCAGGGTTTCGCATCAGGCTCCCTGGGGTGGCGCATTGACCAGGAAGATTTCATGAAGAATATCAAACCCATTTCTACGCTTAAACTGCGCGCAGGCCTGGGCCAGTTAGGTAACGAGCAAAGCATAGGTAACTACCCGTATGTATCGCTGTTAAGCGGAGGGTTTTACTATCCCTTTGGCGGCACATCTACCCAGGGTTACAGCATTACATCAAAAGGTAACCCCAATGTACGCTGGGAATCAAGCACACAGCAGGATGCGGGGTTAGATATAGGATTATTTGAAAATGCGATATTACTAAGTGCCGATTATTATGTTAAAAAAACATCAAATATGCTGCTGTTTTTACCATTGCCAACCAGCGGTGGTAACGGCGGAAACCCTGCAGTAAACGCAGGTAATGTAACAAACAAGGGTATTGAGCTCGAATTGAGCTATAAAAAAACCATCAATAACAATCTTACCTATAGCTTAACCGGCAATTTGGCTACGGTTAACAACAAGGTAACCGCCCTGGCAAATGGTACACCGATAGCCAATGGGCGTATAGATAATAATTACTATGCCACTTTAACAGCTGTTGGCCACCCTATCGGTTCGTTTTATTTATTGCAGCAAGAGGGTATTTTTCAAAACACGCAGCAAATATTTACACATGCTTACCAGGGGCCAGGTATCAGGCCCGGCGACGTGATGTATAAAGATGTAAACGGCGATGGTGTTATTGATGATAAAGACCGCAGCTTTGTGGGCAGCCCTATCCCCAAGTTTACTTATGGCTTAACAGGTAATGTACAATACAAAAATTTTGACCTGAGCATCTTCTTCCAGGGTGTTTCTGGCAACCAGATCTACAACCAGGTGCTTACAGATATTGAGGGCTTTTACCGCCCTTTCAATATTACAGAGCGCGTAGCAACCCAAAGCTGGAACGGCCCCGGCTCAAGCAATACCTTCCCGCTTTTATCGTGGACGGATGGCAATAACAACAAAATGCCCTCAACCCGTTTTTTAGAGAGCGGTTCGTATTTAAAGCTTAAAAACGTACAATTAGGTTATAAACTGAGCTCTAAAACCTTACAGCAACTTAAAATATCGTCGTTAAGAGTATTTGTGAGCGGGCAAAACCTGGCCACCTTTACCAAGTACACCGGGCTTGATCCTGAACAGTATAACAACAGCAATAACGGCAACAGCGTTACGGCTGTGGGTATAGACTGGGGGACATATCCGTCTGCCCGTACAATAACAGTGGGTGTTAACGCTAATTTTTAA
- a CDS encoding glycoside hydrolase family 130 protein: protein MKNRLLKLTGVLACLLIFNFSVAQPRHQKLLPAWAFGGFIRPQNVNPIISPDSTKKFMDPMSSKAVGWEAYYTFNPAATIKNGKIVVLYRSEDKTGVEIGTRTSRIGYAESKDGLHFARNDKPVLYPANDSQKEFEWPGGCEDPRVAVTANGVYVMFYTQWNRKVPRLGVATSKNLTTWVKHGPIFRKAYNGKFFNMASKSASILTKIANDHQVITKINGKYWMYWGEEHVYAATSLNLVDWTPVVDNKGELKQLISPRKNYFDSDLTECGPPAIMTSKGIILFYNGKNHPSEGGDKRFNGNSYCAGQVLFSNTNPAKAIGRLNVPFLRPMEPFEKSGQYVNGTVFIEGLVYFKKKWFLYYGCADSKVGVAVFDPSKPADPDPVPTL, encoded by the coding sequence ATGAAAAACCGACTACTTAAACTTACAGGAGTTTTAGCCTGTTTATTGATTTTTAATTTTTCAGTTGCACAACCCAGGCATCAAAAATTGCTTCCTGCATGGGCTTTCGGCGGTTTTATACGCCCCCAGAATGTAAATCCTATCATTTCGCCTGATTCCACCAAGAAATTCATGGATCCTATGTCGTCAAAAGCGGTGGGTTGGGAAGCGTACTATACCTTTAATCCGGCAGCTACAATCAAAAACGGTAAGATCGTTGTGCTTTACCGGTCTGAAGATAAAACGGGTGTTGAGATTGGTACGCGCACTTCGCGCATAGGTTATGCAGAAAGTAAGGATGGCCTTCACTTTGCCAGGAACGATAAACCCGTACTCTACCCTGCAAACGACAGCCAGAAAGAATTTGAATGGCCGGGAGGATGCGAAGACCCGCGGGTGGCTGTTACCGCCAATGGGGTTTACGTGATGTTTTATACACAATGGAATCGTAAAGTGCCACGCTTAGGGGTTGCCACTTCAAAAAATTTAACAACATGGGTTAAGCATGGCCCGATATTCAGAAAAGCTTACAACGGCAAATTCTTCAACATGGCGAGTAAATCGGCATCTATTTTAACTAAAATAGCGAACGATCACCAGGTGATAACCAAAATTAACGGGAAATACTGGATGTATTGGGGAGAGGAACATGTATATGCTGCAACTTCGCTTAACCTGGTTGACTGGACGCCCGTTGTAGACAATAAAGGTGAACTGAAGCAATTAATATCACCCCGAAAAAATTACTTTGACAGCGATCTTACCGAATGTGGCCCGCCTGCTATCATGACCAGCAAGGGCATTATTTTGTTTTATAACGGAAAAAATCATCCTAGTGAGGGCGGTGATAAACGATTTAACGGAAACTCCTACTGCGCGGGGCAAGTGTTATTTTCAAATACAAACCCAGCTAAAGCCATTGGCAGGCTAAATGTGCCTTTTTTGCGCCCTATGGAACCTTTTGAAAAAAGTGGACAATACGTTAACGGTACCGTGTTTATTGAAGGCTTAGTTTATTTTAAGAAAAAATGGTTTTTATATTATGGTTGTGCCGATTCAAAGGTGGGTGTAGCGGTATTTGACCCATCTAAGCCTGCCGACCCGGACCCTGTCCCAACACTTTAA
- the fucP gene encoding L-fucose:H+ symporter permease gives MKQQAPFIEKKYLVNFIFVTSLFLMWGLLHSMSDVLNKYFQGALNVSKAQSGLIQLSVFGAYFVMSIPAGYFLKKFGYKPGVLLGLILFAAGTFLFVPAANANSFGFFRIALFIMGCGMATLETVAHPFAAALGDQRSSDRRINFSQSFNALGATAGPFIASWFLFRITASNSADLSSLKYLYVSIGLVLTLLIVAFLFLKVPVLNDPHVAAAEVDPEVVNVDIAPAKKLFWHKHFVWAVVAQFFNVAAQAGTWAFFINYGHEVMGFSNLSSGRYMSIFMAMMMLGRFTGTYLMNFIAPNKLLACFAACSILMCIIVAQKLGWTSYIALMMINFFFSIMFPTIFSLGLKNLGSHTQQASSFISMGVVGGAFFPLIMGQVANHDVAQAYYLPIICYVVILLFGLKFYKVQH, from the coding sequence ATGAAACAGCAAGCACCCTTTATAGAAAAGAAGTATCTGGTCAATTTTATTTTTGTAACCTCGTTATTTTTAATGTGGGGACTGTTACACTCCATGAGCGATGTGCTCAATAAATATTTTCAGGGCGCCCTGAATGTCTCAAAAGCTCAATCAGGACTTATCCAGCTTTCTGTTTTTGGTGCCTATTTTGTTATGAGCATACCGGCAGGCTATTTTTTAAAGAAATTTGGCTATAAACCAGGTGTACTACTGGGTTTGATATTGTTCGCCGCAGGCACTTTTTTGTTTGTACCGGCCGCAAACGCCAATTCTTTCGGTTTTTTCAGGATAGCGTTGTTTATTATGGGTTGTGGTATGGCTACACTCGAAACGGTAGCACATCCCTTTGCCGCAGCCCTGGGCGACCAGCGAAGCAGCGACCGCCGTATTAATTTTTCGCAGTCTTTCAATGCCTTAGGTGCTACAGCGGGGCCTTTTATTGCATCGTGGTTTCTATTCAGGATCACGGCCAGCAACTCTGCCGACCTCTCCTCTCTTAAATACCTCTACGTGAGCATCGGCTTAGTACTTACCCTGCTTATAGTGGCTTTTTTATTTTTAAAGGTGCCTGTTTTAAATGATCCGCATGTAGCGGCGGCCGAGGTTGACCCTGAGGTAGTTAATGTGGATATTGCTCCGGCAAAAAAATTATTCTGGCATAAGCACTTTGTCTGGGCCGTTGTAGCCCAATTTTTTAACGTAGCCGCGCAAGCTGGCACATGGGCCTTTTTTATTAATTACGGGCACGAGGTTATGGGTTTCAGTAACCTGTCGTCAGGCCGGTATATGAGTATATTTATGGCGATGATGATGTTGGGCCGCTTTACAGGCACTTACTTAATGAATTTTATAGCGCCCAATAAATTATTAGCTTGCTTTGCCGCCTGCAGTATTTTGATGTGCATCATAGTGGCGCAAAAGCTTGGGTGGACCTCTTACATCGCGCTGATGATGATCAATTTCTTTTTCAGTATTATGTTCCCTACCATTTTTAGTTTAGGGTTAAAAAACCTCGGAAGCCATACCCAACAAGCATCTTCATTTATATCTATGGGGGTTGTAGGCGGCGCTTTCTTTCCGTTGATTATGGGCCAGGTAGCTAATCATGATGTTGCTCAGGCCTATTATTTGCCTATCATCTGCTATGTTGTTATTCTGCTGTTCGGCCTTAAATTCTACAAGGTCCAACATTAG
- a CDS encoding ROK family protein: MQINNIQSRYVLTADIGGSHITAGLYDQNSSTLLKQSICRVEVYSKGSADEILTAWKTAFEQVVENNPGLPISGLTIAMPGPFDYENGISYIKNLDKYESLYGRNVKEYLAEILKLKPNQVKFRNDAEATIAGEVYCGAGQLHQRVLGITLGTGFGSAYSNNKVTHDINLGGTPYKKTIADDYFSTRWFLRRYHQVTGLSLTNGVEELFEMASQSSNAREIFKEFATNLNQFLESPIKELKPELLILCGNISKASSFFLPYLKLGVAIKIAQLYEDAPLIGAASIFHEPLPAGQNTL; encoded by the coding sequence ATGCAAATTAACAACATTCAGTCGCGGTACGTGCTGACCGCCGACATAGGTGGTTCGCATATCACGGCGGGCCTTTATGATCAGAATAGTTCAACCTTGCTCAAACAAAGCATTTGCAGGGTGGAAGTTTACAGCAAAGGTTCGGCTGACGAAATTTTAACCGCGTGGAAAACTGCTTTTGAGCAGGTAGTTGAAAATAACCCAGGATTGCCCATATCTGGTTTAACCATTGCCATGCCCGGTCCGTTTGATTACGAGAATGGCATTTCATACATTAAAAACTTAGATAAATACGAATCTCTTTACGGCAGGAACGTCAAGGAGTATCTTGCTGAGATACTCAAACTCAAGCCCAACCAGGTTAAGTTCAGGAATGATGCCGAAGCAACCATAGCCGGAGAGGTTTACTGCGGTGCGGGCCAATTACATCAGCGTGTGTTAGGCATTACACTGGGAACCGGTTTTGGATCTGCGTACAGCAATAACAAGGTTACCCACGACATCAATCTGGGAGGCACACCTTACAAAAAAACCATAGCCGACGATTATTTTTCAACGCGCTGGTTCTTGAGACGCTATCATCAGGTTACAGGGCTATCCTTAACCAACGGTGTTGAGGAGCTTTTTGAAATGGCGTCCCAAAGTAGTAACGCCCGCGAAATATTTAAGGAGTTTGCCACTAATCTGAATCAATTTCTTGAAAGCCCGATTAAAGAACTCAAGCCGGAACTTTTGATTCTCTGCGGCAACATTTCCAAAGCATCCTCTTTTTTTCTGCCCTATCTCAAGTTAGGTGTGGCTATCAAAATTGCCCAACTTTATGAAGACGCACCGCTCATAGGTGCTGCCTCCATATTTCATGAACCATTGCCTGCAGGGCAAAACACTCTTTAA
- a CDS encoding LacI family DNA-binding transcriptional regulator has translation MSKKKLSINDIANELQVAKSTVSFILNGKAKEKRISDELTARVLEFVKEKGYQPNQLAQSLSTGKTKMICLMVEKISDYFFSHIAFHLEALAYKNGYKIIYCSTENDAEKTKQMITLLRARYVDGYIITPSVGIESEIIAMMNDNLPVVLFDRYLPDIFTDYVGLDNFKGTYDAVTFLAKNDAKKIALITLNSEQTQMAERRAGYLAALKEYHYKPAILKIPFESDSETITGYCVQFLKENPDIDSVIFATNYLALSGIKAVNELGLSIPDQMSIIAFDDHDVFNIYNPSISAVSQPLDEMAKQLFKLLLDKLENKVRLKDLTKVIIQPELILRGSTRQGNHKMEADRRLTRR, from the coding sequence ATGAGTAAGAAAAAACTTTCTATTAACGATATTGCCAATGAGCTCCAGGTTGCAAAATCCACCGTCTCATTTATTTTGAATGGTAAAGCCAAAGAAAAAAGAATAAGTGATGAGCTGACTGCCAGGGTTTTAGAATTTGTAAAAGAAAAAGGATATCAACCAAACCAGCTGGCTCAAAGCTTAAGCACGGGTAAAACAAAAATGATATGCCTGATGGTGGAAAAAATATCTGATTATTTCTTTTCGCACATTGCGTTTCATTTGGAGGCGCTGGCATATAAAAATGGCTATAAAATTATTTATTGCAGTACTGAAAACGATGCGGAAAAAACCAAGCAGATGATTACGTTATTACGTGCAAGGTATGTAGACGGCTATATCATTACCCCGTCTGTCGGAATCGAATCGGAGATAATCGCAATGATGAACGACAATTTACCTGTCGTTTTATTTGACCGTTATCTGCCTGATATTTTTACCGATTATGTTGGACTTGATAATTTCAAAGGAACATACGATGCCGTTACCTTTTTAGCAAAAAACGACGCCAAAAAAATTGCACTGATCACGCTGAATTCTGAGCAGACCCAGATGGCCGAACGGCGTGCTGGCTATTTAGCGGCTTTAAAAGAGTATCATTATAAGCCGGCTATACTGAAAATACCTTTTGAGAGCGATTCCGAAACTATTACAGGCTACTGTGTCCAGTTTCTGAAAGAAAATCCCGATATCGACTCTGTTATATTTGCAACTAACTACTTAGCATTAAGTGGTATAAAGGCCGTTAATGAATTAGGGCTTTCTATTCCCGATCAAATGTCGATTATTGCATTTGATGATCATGACGTGTTTAATATCTATAACCCATCCATAAGTGCTGTTTCTCAACCTTTAGACGAAATGGCAAAACAGCTTTTCAAGTTGCTGTTAGATAAACTGGAAAACAAGGTGCGTTTAAAAGATCTGACGAAGGTGATTATACAGCCGGAGCTGATATTGCGGGGATCCACCAGGCAGGGCAATCACAAGATGGAAGCTGATCGCAGGCTTACCCGGCGGTAA
- a CDS encoding DNA-binding transcriptional response regulator, producing MNKKVLVIEDNNDILENMIEILTLAGCEHSRQFKRLYSYIIDFQLFNF from the coding sequence ATGAACAAAAAGGTATTGGTGATTGAGGACAACAACGATATACTCGAGAACATGATAGAAATTTTAACATTGGCGGGTTGCGAGCATAGCCGTCAATTTAAGCGACTGTACTCATACATAATTGATTTTCAGTTATTTAATTTTTAG